In Phreatobacter stygius, a genomic segment contains:
- a CDS encoding amidase: MSEPLWSRSAADLLPDLRSGVLKAETLMQAVLDQVASRNGPVNAFAHVDAEGALAAARRADRDLADGRTPGPLHGIPFSVKDLLAVEGMPLEYASEAFAGEVSGEDALAVSRLRRAGALVFAKSTTPEFGHKVLTDSPRQGVSRNPWNPALSCGGSSGGAAIAAAMGFGPLHVSTDGAGSGRIPASCCGIVGLKPTWSAVPHETTTDLFGSLTCIGQMGRTVGDVTMMFNAMKGPDPRDPWSHGGSFEPVVLPEDPLAALRGLRLRYVPTTVNRWVDPDIEAAVGAAVDRLLAAGAEQVAMPDDLAIDTGSALVLMRAYQHARFGSLLDEFGSRMDGTARLGLTPQPETQTYARLAAATRARTDIFRDVERLFDGADIFITPTVAYPALPVGQAADEPLVVNGTSHGLLRDAWYPYTIPYNASGHPAISIPCGLSSGGVPIGLQIAGRWHDEARLLAVAAALEALQPWAGRWAPLAGKGQAS, from the coding sequence ATGAGCGAACCGTTATGGAGCCGCAGCGCGGCCGATCTCCTGCCTGATCTCAGGTCGGGCGTCCTGAAGGCCGAGACGCTCATGCAGGCGGTGCTCGACCAGGTCGCCTCCCGCAACGGTCCGGTCAATGCCTTTGCTCATGTCGACGCGGAGGGCGCCCTCGCCGCCGCGCGCCGGGCAGACCGTGATCTGGCGGACGGCCGGACGCCGGGGCCGCTCCACGGCATCCCGTTCAGCGTCAAGGACCTGCTGGCGGTCGAGGGCATGCCGCTCGAATATGCCTCGGAAGCCTTCGCCGGCGAGGTGAGCGGCGAGGATGCCCTGGCCGTCAGCCGGCTGCGTCGCGCCGGTGCCCTTGTTTTCGCAAAATCCACCACACCCGAATTCGGTCACAAGGTGCTGACCGACAGCCCGCGCCAGGGTGTCAGCCGCAACCCCTGGAACCCCGCGCTCAGCTGTGGCGGGTCCAGCGGCGGCGCGGCGATCGCGGCGGCCATGGGGTTCGGGCCGCTGCACGTCTCGACCGATGGCGCAGGGTCGGGACGCATCCCCGCTTCCTGTTGCGGCATTGTCGGCCTGAAGCCGACCTGGAGCGCGGTTCCACATGAGACCACCACCGATCTCTTCGGTTCGCTCACCTGCATCGGGCAAATGGGGCGCACCGTCGGCGACGTCACCATGATGTTCAACGCAATGAAGGGACCGGATCCGCGCGATCCCTGGTCGCATGGCGGCTCGTTCGAGCCCGTCGTGTTGCCGGAAGACCCATTGGCCGCGTTGCGCGGGCTTCGTTTGCGTTATGTGCCGACGACGGTGAACCGCTGGGTGGATCCGGACATCGAGGCCGCCGTCGGGGCCGCGGTCGACCGTCTTCTCGCCGCCGGTGCCGAGCAGGTCGCGATGCCCGACGACCTCGCCATCGACACCGGGTCCGCCCTGGTCTTGATGCGCGCCTATCAACATGCCCGCTTCGGTTCGCTGCTCGATGAGTTCGGCAGCCGGATGGATGGCACCGCGCGCCTCGGTCTCACCCCCCAGCCCGAGACCCAGACCTATGCCCGCCTGGCCGCGGCCACCCGCGCCCGCACCGACATCTTCCGCGACGTCGAGCGGCTTTTCGACGGCGCCGACATCTTCATCACGCCGACCGTGGCCTATCCGGCCTTGCCCGTCGGGCAGGCCGCCGATGAGCCGCTGGTGGTCAACGGTACAAGCCATGGCCTGCTTCGGGACGCCTGGTATCCCTACACCATTCCCTACAATGCCAGCGGCCACCCCGCCATCTCGATCCCCTGCGGCCTGTCGTCGGGCGGCGTGCCGATCGGCCTGCAGATCGCCGGCCGCTGGCACGACGAGGCGCGCCTTCTCGCCGTCGCGGCGGCGCTTGAAGCACTGCAACCCTGGGCCGGGCGCTGGGCCCCGCTCGCCGGCAAAGGACAGGCATCATGA
- a CDS encoding type IV secretory system conjugative DNA transfer family protein has product MSGSGKIDFPPRGSGVPGRRETPPSATWGHPWELSTGWDYAAGKILLGRWQGRNLGDPDGPERKGRGDDRHIVTVAGSRAGKSSTVLIPNLNRYPGSVIVIDPKGELAKATAQHRKAAFGHEVYVIDPFNTSGLPSSSYDPLSELNVKSDTFVDDVSLVADALIIDQEGENRHWSDSAKNLVRAIILFMFAVGGEKTLMRLRAILLGSEGKLIGPETRIGHADEYLFFRMAAEEDAFGGLVARLGLSFKEKTSKEMDSIASTAREQLTFLDSVPLGRVLKPSPLRLRNIKREPSTIYLCLPAGRLATHARWFRLVISLGLIELERDPTIPPYPVLFMLEEFAALERLRPIERAAGFFAGFGVRLWAVLQDLSQLKAHYPRSWETFLGNAGVVQAFGNADFTTTEYLSKRLSNTQVIQSQDTWISSAAMDQGDTGRREHIRDVRLMDPSEITQHFSRESERQLILVPGRPPIYMQRSERDK; this is encoded by the coding sequence ATGTCCGGTTCAGGCAAGATCGATTTCCCGCCGCGAGGATCGGGCGTCCCCGGACGACGCGAAACCCCGCCCTCCGCGACCTGGGGGCATCCGTGGGAACTGAGTACCGGCTGGGACTATGCTGCCGGAAAGATACTTCTGGGGCGGTGGCAGGGGCGCAATCTCGGTGATCCAGACGGACCTGAGAGGAAGGGGCGCGGCGACGACCGGCATATCGTGACGGTGGCCGGATCGCGCGCCGGAAAGTCGTCAACGGTGCTTATCCCGAACCTGAACCGCTATCCCGGCTCCGTGATCGTTATCGACCCCAAGGGCGAACTCGCCAAAGCCACGGCTCAGCATCGCAAAGCCGCATTCGGCCACGAGGTCTATGTCATCGATCCATTCAATACCTCAGGCCTGCCGTCTTCCTCCTACGATCCCTTGAGCGAGCTGAACGTCAAATCGGACACGTTCGTTGATGACGTGTCGCTCGTGGCGGATGCGCTGATCATCGATCAAGAGGGAGAAAATCGGCATTGGAGCGACTCCGCCAAAAATCTCGTGCGGGCGATCATCCTGTTCATGTTCGCGGTCGGCGGCGAAAAGACGCTGATGCGCTTGCGAGCGATCCTGTTGGGGTCTGAAGGCAAACTCATTGGGCCTGAAACAAGAATCGGGCACGCCGACGAATATCTTTTCTTTCGTATGGCGGCGGAAGAGGACGCCTTCGGCGGCCTGGTGGCGAGACTTGGACTTTCCTTCAAGGAAAAGACCTCGAAGGAGATGGACTCGATCGCGTCCACGGCGCGGGAGCAACTGACCTTTCTCGATTCAGTCCCGTTGGGGCGGGTCCTGAAACCGTCGCCCCTGCGACTTCGGAACATCAAGCGGGAGCCTTCGACCATCTATCTGTGCCTGCCGGCCGGACGACTGGCGACGCATGCCCGATGGTTTCGGCTTGTCATCAGCCTCGGGCTGATCGAGCTGGAACGCGACCCGACAATTCCGCCCTATCCCGTCTTGTTCATGCTTGAGGAGTTTGCCGCGCTTGAACGCCTTCGTCCTATCGAGCGGGCGGCGGGATTCTTCGCAGGCTTCGGCGTTCGTCTTTGGGCCGTGTTGCAGGATTTATCGCAGCTCAAAGCGCACTATCCGCGCTCGTGGGAAACATTTTTGGGCAATGCCGGCGTCGTCCAGGCCTTCGGCAATGCGGATTTCACGACGACGGAGTACCTGTCGAAAAGGCTGAGCAATACCCAGGTGATCCAATCTCAGGATACGTGGATTTCATCCGCGGCGATGGATCAAGGCGATACGGGCAGGCGGGAACACATCCGGGATGTGAGGCTGATGGACCCAAGCGAGATCACGCAACATTTTTCTCGCGAAAGCGAACGCCAGCTCATCTTGGTTCCGGGTCGCCCGCCCATTTACATGCAGCGATCGGAAAGAGACAAATAG
- a CDS encoding mobile mystery protein A — translation MKPDLRHKARNRLDERLLPLKPTDRFKAPPKGWIRAVRDALGMTGVQFAKRLGVSPQSVDALEKSEATGSIKLESLRRAAEALDCTLVYALVPNNSLEGTVRDRARRIALRDLGRVAHTMKLEAQGTGDADLEARIGAYIRDALKDRDLWDQP, via the coding sequence ATGAAACCCGACCTCCGCCACAAGGCCCGAAACAGGCTCGACGAGCGGCTGCTGCCGCTTAAACCCACCGACCGATTCAAGGCTCCGCCCAAGGGCTGGATTAGGGCGGTGCGCGACGCTTTGGGCATGACGGGCGTCCAATTCGCAAAGCGTCTCGGCGTCAGTCCGCAGAGCGTGGACGCGCTGGAGAAGTCGGAGGCTACCGGCTCGATCAAGCTGGAGTCGCTGCGCCGCGCGGCCGAGGCTCTCGACTGCACGCTGGTCTACGCGCTCGTGCCGAACAACTCGCTTGAGGGCACGGTGCGCGATCGCGCCCGCCGGATCGCGCTGCGTGATCTTGGCCGCGTCGCGCATACGATGAAGCTTGAAGCGCAGGGCACCGGCGACGCCGATCTGGAAGCGCGGATCGGCGCCTATATCCGCGACGCCCTCAAGGACCGCGATCTGTGGGATCAGCCATGA
- a CDS encoding LysR substrate-binding domain-containing protein has translation MLNLNDLLVFVQVVDHGGFAAAGRALGIPKSTLSKRLSELEKAIGVRLVQRTSRSFAVTEIGRDFHRHAAAMLIEAEAAEHVIKGRLAEPSGTVRITASLPIAQFRLAALLPRLATRYPKVHIMLDVSDRFVDIVQEGFDIAIRNHFAPLPDTDLVQRRIYYDPAWLVASADYIREKGMPSRPQEANGLDGLMASSSDRVWTLHDGEGAVAEIAPSSRYVANETVSLREAARAGLGVACLASSFCAPLIESGALVRILPGWTARGVATTLLMPHRRGQLPSVRVVADHLIAELSQRPQGADLINAD, from the coding sequence ATGCTGAATCTCAACGACCTCCTCGTTTTCGTTCAGGTGGTGGATCATGGCGGTTTCGCTGCGGCCGGGCGTGCCTTGGGCATCCCCAAGTCCACTCTCAGCAAGCGGCTCTCCGAACTGGAGAAGGCGATCGGCGTACGTCTGGTCCAGCGGACCTCGCGCAGCTTCGCCGTGACCGAGATTGGCCGAGATTTTCATCGCCATGCGGCCGCCATGCTGATCGAAGCGGAGGCGGCGGAGCATGTCATCAAGGGGCGTCTGGCGGAGCCGAGCGGAACTGTGCGGATCACGGCATCGCTGCCAATCGCTCAGTTCCGTTTGGCGGCGCTGCTTCCGCGCCTCGCAACGCGCTATCCGAAGGTGCACATCATGCTCGACGTTTCCGACCGGTTCGTGGACATCGTGCAGGAAGGCTTCGATATCGCCATCCGCAACCACTTCGCCCCGTTACCGGATACCGATCTCGTGCAACGCCGCATCTATTACGACCCCGCCTGGCTCGTCGCCTCGGCCGATTACATTCGGGAGAAGGGCATGCCTTCTCGACCCCAGGAAGCGAATGGGCTCGATGGGCTCATGGCATCGTCGTCGGACCGGGTCTGGACGCTTCACGATGGGGAGGGCGCCGTTGCCGAGATCGCGCCATCGTCGCGCTATGTCGCCAACGAAACCGTCTCCTTGCGGGAAGCCGCCAGGGCGGGGCTCGGGGTGGCCTGTCTGGCGAGCAGCTTCTGTGCGCCGCTGATCGAATCCGGCGCGCTCGTCCGCATCTTACCAGGCTGGACAGCGCGTGGCGTGGCGACGACTCTGTTGATGCCGCATCGTCGCGGGCAGCTTCCCTCCGTTCGGGTCGTTGCCGACCATCTGATCGCTGAGCTCTCGCAACGGCCACAAGGTGCTGATCTGATCAATGCAGACTGA
- a CDS encoding amidohydrolase family protein yields MIIDYGSRPPVPAFGPKGAQHLARYRQVYSSSESAAEALQGDLEGYLAEYDKANVSHICVKARDLETTYGWRIRNEDVAEFCQSQGPRFIGFAGVDPNKGMTAVRELDHAIRNLGLRGLNLQCFEHKMAINDRRMYPLYAKCIELDIPVNIHCSINFATSTLMRFGHPSLLDEVMVDFPELRVCASPPGFPWVHELIGVAWRHANVSIGLVAVRPKYLAVAGSGYEPLLQYGRTVLKDRIIFGSAYPLGPIGRAIDEIRSLPIDDDVRHLWLYDNARRFLGLPLETAA; encoded by the coding sequence ATGATCATCGACTATGGCAGCCGGCCGCCGGTGCCGGCCTTCGGTCCCAAGGGCGCGCAGCACCTTGCCCGCTACCGTCAGGTCTATTCCAGCAGCGAGAGCGCGGCGGAAGCGCTGCAGGGCGATCTCGAGGGCTACCTTGCCGAATATGACAAGGCCAATGTCAGCCACATCTGCGTCAAGGCGCGCGACCTCGAGACGACCTATGGCTGGCGCATCCGCAACGAGGACGTCGCGGAATTCTGCCAGAGCCAGGGACCGCGCTTCATCGGCTTTGCCGGCGTCGATCCGAACAAGGGCATGACGGCGGTGCGTGAACTCGACCATGCCATCCGCAATCTCGGCTTGCGCGGGCTCAACCTGCAGTGCTTCGAACACAAGATGGCGATCAACGACCGGCGCATGTATCCGCTCTATGCCAAATGCATCGAGCTGGACATTCCGGTGAACATCCACTGCTCGATCAACTTCGCCACCTCGACGTTGATGCGTTTTGGCCATCCCTCGCTGCTCGACGAGGTGATGGTCGATTTTCCGGAACTGCGGGTTTGCGCGTCACCGCCGGGATTTCCCTGGGTTCACGAGTTGATCGGCGTTGCCTGGCGCCATGCCAATGTCAGCATTGGCCTCGTCGCGGTGCGCCCCAAATATCTGGCGGTCGCGGGGTCGGGCTACGAGCCGCTGCTGCAATATGGCCGCACCGTGCTGAAAGACCGGATCATCTTCGGAAGCGCCTATCCGCTGGGGCCGATCGGCCGGGCGATTGACGAGATTCGATCGCTCCCGATCGACGATGACGTACGCCACCTCTGGCTCTACGACAACGCGCGGCGCTTTCTCGGTTTGCCGCTGGAGACCGCAGCGTAA
- a CDS encoding sce7726 family protein, translating into MAVTNDKEIREALHLKRLSAIKSAPNTIVIDELGLAHAKARIDVAVINGCIHGYEIKSGMDTLVRLPAQLELYGQCLEKLTLVCAARHIEQVDKLAPDWCGIIKVEKGPRGGISFSTVRRARQNPQIDAFQLAHLLWRPEALELLVRQGVSQTASKKSRKELYTALAETMDIQQLTAAIREFMQLRRSWRDRPAHV; encoded by the coding sequence ATGGCTGTCACCAACGACAAAGAAATTCGCGAGGCCCTTCACTTGAAGCGGCTGAGCGCGATCAAATCTGCTCCCAACACGATTGTGATTGACGAGCTGGGATTGGCGCACGCCAAAGCTCGCATTGACGTGGCAGTCATCAACGGCTGTATCCACGGATACGAAATTAAGAGCGGCATGGACACGCTCGTGCGTTTGCCTGCCCAGTTAGAGCTCTATGGACAGTGCCTCGAAAAACTGACCCTGGTTTGCGCCGCTCGCCACATTGAACAAGTTGATAAGCTGGCGCCCGATTGGTGTGGCATCATAAAAGTTGAGAAAGGCCCTCGGGGTGGGATCAGTTTTTCGACGGTTCGTCGCGCTCGCCAGAATCCACAAATTGACGCGTTTCAGCTCGCTCATTTGCTTTGGCGGCCTGAGGCTCTTGAGCTGCTAGTTCGGCAGGGCGTTTCGCAAACCGCGTCAAAAAAATCGCGCAAGGAGCTTTACACAGCCCTTGCTGAGACGATGGATATCCAGCAACTCACAGCCGCCATTCGCGAATTTATGCAGCTAAGGCGGTCATGGCGAGATCGTCCAGCACATGTGTGA
- a CDS encoding tyrosine-type recombinase/integrase has product MPVSYQQATSLYTPRGLRKYLTADERARFLRAAWSCPRADLRALCLLLVHTGCRISEALALTAASIEPASGFIAVRSLKKRKRVIVIREVPAPPDLLRELATVHALDDGPKDRRLWPLSRSRAWSLVKQLMREAGIAEGPQATPKGLRHGFGVHAIQSGIPLNLVQRWLGHARMETTAIYLQVMGDEERQIAARMWIAPRDEPVAPRI; this is encoded by the coding sequence ATGCCAGTTTCCTATCAGCAGGCGACAAGCCTCTACACGCCGCGCGGCCTGCGCAAATATCTCACCGCCGACGAACGCGCCCGGTTCCTGCGCGCGGCCTGGTCCTGCCCCCGCGCCGATCTGCGCGCGCTCTGTCTTCTTCTCGTGCACACCGGATGTCGGATTTCCGAAGCGTTGGCCCTGACGGCGGCTTCAATCGAACCCGCATCCGGGTTCATCGCCGTACGCAGCCTCAAAAAGCGCAAGCGCGTGATCGTCATTCGCGAAGTGCCCGCGCCCCCGGACCTGTTGCGCGAACTCGCGACCGTTCACGCGCTCGATGACGGCCCGAAGGATCGCCGCCTTTGGCCGCTCTCACGCAGCCGCGCGTGGTCTCTGGTAAAGCAGCTCATGCGCGAAGCTGGAATCGCGGAAGGACCGCAGGCGACGCCGAAAGGTCTGCGCCACGGCTTCGGCGTTCACGCCATCCAGTCCGGCATTCCGCTCAACCTCGTCCAGCGTTGGCTTGGGCATGCGCGCATGGAAACCACCGCCATCTATTTGCAGGTCATGGGCGACGAGGAACGTCAGATCGCAGCGCGCATGTGGATCGCGCCTCGCGATGAACCAGTTGCGCCGCGCATTTAG
- a CDS encoding FMN-dependent NADH-azoreductase yields the protein MPALHLLHIDASARPGVSGIHPHGSHTRRLTRHLVDRWRAVRPADRVIHRDLSREPPSPVTAEWIAAAFTPPERRDAGMNAYLAESDRLIEELRRADLVVIGVPMYNFGVPATLKAWIDNVVRVGATFGFDRARAEGPYWPMLPAGKRLVILSSRGDAGYDPGGRLESLNLVERSITMPMSYVGLTETYCIAIEYDEFADDRLSASIAKAEGAVDALVQKLTAEPVEVSPGTMSDEVATP from the coding sequence ATGCCCGCGCTGCATTTGCTGCATATAGACGCAAGCGCCCGCCCCGGTGTTTCCGGCATCCACCCGCATGGTTCGCACACGCGGCGGCTGACCAGGCATCTTGTCGATCGCTGGCGCGCCGTCCGACCGGCGGACCGGGTTATCCATCGCGATCTGAGCCGCGAGCCGCCGTCCCCTGTCACTGCGGAATGGATCGCAGCCGCCTTCACCCCGCCGGAGCGACGCGACGCCGGCATGAATGCGTACCTCGCCGAGAGCGATCGCCTGATCGAGGAGCTCAGGCGGGCCGATCTCGTGGTGATCGGCGTGCCGATGTACAATTTCGGCGTTCCGGCCACGCTCAAGGCCTGGATCGACAACGTGGTCCGCGTCGGCGCCACCTTCGGCTTCGATCGCGCGCGTGCCGAAGGTCCCTATTGGCCGATGCTTCCCGCTGGCAAGCGGCTCGTCATCCTCTCCTCGCGCGGCGATGCGGGATACGATCCCGGCGGTCGGCTGGAGTCCCTGAACCTGGTGGAACGCAGCATCACAATGCCGATGTCCTATGTCGGGCTCACCGAAACCTACTGCATCGCGATCGAGTACGACGAATTCGCCGATGATCGCTTATCGGCCTCCATTGCCAAGGCCGAAGGTGCCGTCGACGCTCTGGTGCAAAAACTCACCGCCGAACCGGTGGAGGTATCGCCGGGCACCATGTCAGATGAAGTTGCCACGCCGTGA
- a CDS encoding mobile mystery protein B, with translation MTDLFQEPDDATPLAPEEREGLLQTWVTHRRDLNEAEQENIVKGAAWARRSRALSATGLLDDAFARTLHKRMFGDVWRWAGTYRQTERNIGVDAYRIANDLATMFDDVRYWVEHATYPPDEIAVRLHHRLVAIHPFPNGNGRHARLMADLLIQRLGGEPFSWGGGGLADVGELRARYVAALQAADNHDIGPLLAFARA, from the coding sequence ATGACGGATTTGTTCCAGGAACCGGACGACGCAACGCCCCTCGCGCCCGAAGAGCGTGAGGGGCTATTGCAAACCTGGGTGACGCATCGCCGCGATCTCAACGAGGCCGAACAGGAAAACATCGTCAAAGGCGCGGCTTGGGCGCGCCGCAGCCGAGCCTTAAGCGCAACGGGCCTGCTCGATGACGCCTTCGCCAGAACCCTGCACAAGCGCATGTTCGGCGACGTGTGGCGATGGGCCGGGACTTACCGGCAGACGGAACGCAATATCGGCGTCGACGCGTACCGGATCGCCAACGATCTCGCGACCATGTTCGACGACGTGCGCTATTGGGTCGAGCACGCCACCTATCCGCCCGATGAAATCGCCGTGCGCCTGCATCACCGTCTGGTCGCGATCCATCCGTTTCCGAACGGCAACGGAAGGCACGCGCGGCTGATGGCGGATTTGCTAATCCAGCGACTTGGCGGCGAACCGTTCAGTTGGGGCGGCGGCGGGCTTGCCGATGTCGGCGAACTGCGCGCGCGATATGTCGCCGCGCTCCAGGCGGCGGACAATCACGATATTGGGCCGCTGTTGGCGTTTGCCCGGGCATAA
- a CDS encoding relaxase/mobilization nuclease domain-containing protein has translation MILKGSQRGGARQLAAHLLNDHDNDHVTIQELRGFVADDLHGAMAEAHAVATGTKCRQCVFSLSLNPPKDASASLDDLVVAADRAEAALGLTGQPRALIIHEKAGRRHAHAVWGRIDPTEMRAINLPFFKRKLNALSRELYLENEWDLPDGYKTNGWRHPLTLSLAECQQAKRFDLDPREVKQVFRQAWDRSDGLAGFRNALEESGYYLAKGDRRGVVAVDINGEVFSASRWTGVSPKELRDRLGSLDALSSLEETRESVQSQATQRKRQLVAEDRNQKRAELKPLWDERRRMVTIQREERTRLDDGQTARWERESKERAARFRTGFGKVFDILTGKVFSIRRQNELEAYEGLMRDRTQRESLVTAQMKDREELQKRIEQTIYGHRKNQMNKSDKWEFAMPKDVSGRWVPESYKAHTYSAEERASAQKVMTDFDKARREPIQAPPTIAKLGKAATHRMAIRPPRLGGSGSTLHRPSNGPALAEQRAGSNPKGIADKPVTTIGGPAMEEALRKMLSPGQDRATKVVRREWRKYDLMNEFNKNYIGPDGPGGPKIKGPDFER, from the coding sequence ATGATCCTGAAGGGTTCGCAGCGAGGCGGCGCGCGGCAGCTTGCGGCGCACCTGCTCAACGATCACGACAACGATCATGTGACGATTCAGGAATTGCGCGGGTTCGTCGCCGACGACCTGCACGGCGCGATGGCTGAAGCGCACGCGGTCGCGACCGGAACGAAATGTCGGCAATGCGTTTTTTCGCTAAGCCTCAATCCGCCGAAGGACGCGAGTGCCAGCCTCGACGACCTTGTCGTTGCGGCTGATCGTGCGGAAGCGGCGTTGGGCCTTACAGGTCAACCCCGCGCCCTTATCATTCACGAAAAGGCCGGGCGCAGGCACGCCCATGCAGTTTGGGGGCGCATCGACCCGACGGAGATGCGGGCAATCAACCTTCCCTTCTTTAAGCGGAAGTTGAATGCCCTGTCGCGCGAACTCTACCTCGAGAATGAGTGGGACCTACCGGATGGTTACAAAACCAATGGCTGGAGACATCCCCTTACGCTCAGCCTTGCCGAATGCCAGCAGGCCAAGCGTTTCGATCTCGATCCGCGTGAAGTCAAACAGGTGTTCCGTCAGGCATGGGATCGCTCGGACGGGCTTGCTGGATTCCGAAACGCGCTTGAGGAAAGCGGCTACTACCTTGCCAAAGGTGATCGTCGCGGCGTCGTCGCGGTCGATATCAACGGCGAAGTGTTCTCCGCGTCGCGATGGACGGGGGTCAGTCCAAAGGAGCTTCGCGATCGATTGGGCTCGCTCGACGCGTTGTCCTCCCTTGAAGAGACCCGCGAAAGCGTCCAGTCGCAGGCGACGCAGCGCAAGCGGCAGCTCGTTGCCGAAGACCGAAACCAAAAGCGCGCCGAGCTGAAGCCCTTGTGGGATGAGCGGCGGCGCATGGTGACGATCCAGCGTGAAGAGCGAACGCGTCTCGACGATGGGCAAACTGCGCGTTGGGAGCGTGAGTCGAAGGAACGGGCCGCACGATTCCGCACCGGATTTGGGAAGGTGTTCGACATCCTGACCGGCAAGGTCTTTTCGATCCGCCGCCAGAATGAATTGGAAGCGTATGAAGGGTTGATGCGCGATCGGACGCAACGCGAGTCCCTGGTTACGGCCCAAATGAAAGACAGGGAAGAACTTCAGAAACGAATTGAGCAGACGATATATGGACATCGGAAAAATCAGATGAATAAATCTGACAAATGGGAGTTTGCCATGCCGAAGGATGTGAGTGGACGTTGGGTTCCTGAATCATACAAGGCGCATACATATTCCGCAGAAGAGCGCGCCTCAGCCCAAAAAGTCATGACGGATTTTGACAAGGCGCGGCGAGAGCCCATCCAGGCTCCGCCGACCATTGCAAAACTTGGCAAAGCGGCCACCCATCGGATGGCAATTCGACCTCCGCGACTTGGCGGCTCCGGTTCAACGCTGCACAGGCCATCCAACGGACCGGCTCTGGCGGAACAGCGTGCCGGTTCCAACCCAAAAGGTATCGCCGATAAGCCTGTAACGACGATCGGGGGTCCGGCCATGGAAGAGGCGTTACGAAAGATGCTGAGCCCTGGTCAGGATCGCGCAACCAAAGTGGTGCGACGTGAGTGGCGCAAATACGACCTTATGAACGAATTCAATAAAAATTATATTGGACCGGACGGGCCGGGCGGCCCTAAAATTAAAGGTCCAGATTTCGAGAGGTGA
- a CDS encoding nuclear transport factor 2 family protein, translating to MGKTMTLERATAFGSAWNSGDPDLVTSFFTADGVYHASVGPDQLGKTYIGKEEIRRGVKAFFDRFPDGRFENLKVVVAGNIGTFEWDFIASSASGERVSTAGCDLLEFEGDMIAKKNAFRKARA from the coding sequence TTGGGAAAGACGATGACGTTGGAGCGGGCCACCGCATTCGGATCGGCCTGGAACAGTGGCGATCCGGACCTGGTGACAAGCTTCTTCACTGCCGACGGGGTCTATCATGCCTCCGTCGGGCCGGACCAACTTGGCAAGACCTACATTGGCAAGGAAGAGATCCGCCGCGGCGTAAAGGCTTTCTTCGATCGTTTTCCTGATGGCAGGTTCGAGAACCTGAAGGTGGTCGTCGCTGGCAATATCGGCACTTTCGAGTGGGATTTCATTGCCTCCTCGGCAAGCGGAGAAAGGGTCAGCACGGCCGGCTGCGACCTGCTCGAATTCGAGGGCGACATGATTGCGAAGAAAAACGCATTCCGAAAGGCGCGGGCCTGA
- a CDS encoding NAD(P)-dependent oxidoreductase, translating into MANISILGLGAMGQALTARFLQQGHTVTIWNRTPGKAASLVAKGAREVKSAAGAIAASDVTVMCVLDYAASDSVIDEAASALSGRALVNLTNGTPAQARAAAGRVAGLGAAYLDGGIMATPPMIGGEHALILYSGSKATFDAHAGALEGLGAANYLGADAGLASLHDLALLSGMYGLFAGFFHASALIDSEGIRAASFLKLLSPWMTAMMGALPEYAEKIDSGRHGVNVVSNLGMQAASLDNILTASREQGVATDLLDPMLELFRKRAGAGFGDEDISGLFELIRRKSGQGR; encoded by the coding sequence ATGGCCAATATTTCGATCCTCGGCCTCGGGGCCATGGGGCAGGCGCTGACCGCCCGATTTCTTCAACAGGGCCACACGGTCACGATCTGGAACCGCACGCCCGGCAAGGCCGCCTCACTGGTCGCCAAAGGGGCGCGCGAGGTGAAGTCCGCCGCCGGCGCCATCGCCGCAAGCGACGTCACCGTGATGTGCGTGCTGGACTATGCCGCGTCGGATTCGGTGATCGATGAAGCGGCTTCGGCGCTCTCCGGGCGGGCGCTGGTCAATCTCACCAACGGTACGCCGGCACAGGCGCGCGCCGCCGCCGGGCGAGTCGCCGGGCTCGGCGCTGCCTATCTCGACGGCGGCATCATGGCGACGCCTCCGATGATCGGCGGCGAACACGCGCTCATTCTCTACAGCGGATCGAAGGCGACCTTCGATGCGCATGCCGGTGCGCTCGAGGGACTTGGCGCCGCGAACTATTTGGGTGCGGATGCCGGGCTGGCGTCACTGCACGATCTCGCGCTTCTCAGCGGCATGTATGGCCTTTTCGCGGGCTTCTTTCATGCCAGCGCGCTCATCGATTCCGAAGGCATCCGCGCGGCTTCGTTTCTCAAGCTTCTTAGCCCATGGATGACCGCGATGATGGGCGCGCTGCCCGAATATGCGGAGAAGATCGACAGCGGCAGGCACGGCGTGAACGTGGTGTCGAACCTCGGCATGCAGGCCGCCTCGCTGGACAACATTCTCACCGCGAGCCGTGAGCAGGGCGTCGCCACCGATCTGCTCGATCCCATGCTGGAACTGTTCCGCAAGCGGGCCGGTGCCGGGTTCGGAGACGAAGATATTTCAGGCCTATTCGAGCTGATCCGGCGAAAGAGCGGGCAAGGGCGGTGA